The Calypte anna isolate BGI_N300 chromosome 2, bCalAnn1_v1.p, whole genome shotgun sequence genome includes a window with the following:
- the NDUFB9 gene encoding NADH dehydrogenase [ubiquinone] 1 beta subcomplex subunit 9, whose translation MAAYLTHQQKVLRLYKKSLRHLESWCIYRDKYRYFAVLLRDRFDKNKDVKDMVKATELLRAGEEEFWANQHPQPYIFPDSPGGTSYERYECYKIPEWALDFWHPSEKAMYPDYFAKREQWKKLQRESWEKEIKQLEEETPPDGPKTEALPPARKEGHLPPLWWHYVTRPREIPM comes from the exons ATGGCGGCCTACCTGACGcaccagcagaaggtgctgCGGCTCTACAAGAAATCTCTGCGGCACCTGGAGTCCTGGTGCATCTATCG GGACAAGTACCGCTACTTTGCCGTCCTCCTGAGAGACCGATTCGATAAGAACAAGGATGTGAAGGATATGGTGAAAGctacagagctgctgagggCAGGCGAGGAGGAATTCTGGGCAAACCAGCATCCTCAGCCATACATCTTCCCTGACTCTCCTGGGGGCACTTCCTATGAGAGATATGAGTGCTATAAG ATTCCTGAATGGGCCTTGGATTTCTGGCATCCCTCTGAGAAGGCAATGTATCCTGATTACTTTGCCAAACGAGAGCAGTGGAAGAAGCTGCAGCGGGAAAGCTGGGAAAAAGAG ATCAAGCAGCTTGAAGAAGAAACTCCACCTGATGGTCCCAAAACTGAAGCTTTGCCCCCAGCTCGTAAAGAAGGACATCTGCCCCCCCTGTGGTGGCACTATGTCACAAGACCTCGTGAAATACCCATGTAA